ACCATTCGAAAgtcttatttattttggtttggagAATTCACAAAAGTGCTGGAGGTTAACGATGAAGAATATTGTAGAAGAAGTCTTATAAATAAAAAGCTCAATTTTATTAAGACGCATAAAGATAAAACTGATAATACAATTTAAATCTCTTGCAATAAACTAAGTTTTTGAAATATATGCAAATGCCCTAGTCATAATTAACTCAATCACGCATATTATCAAAATAGGCAGTCGTCATATAGTAAACTTGAAATAACCGAACTGAAGCGTGGTTTATCTTCGTTGATTTCAATAGACGTTCCAACTCGGAACCGACCGGTTCGATTCGGTAAACCCACAATCAGAAGTTCCAACTTGGAACTAATAACAGTCGTGTAtgaatataacttttttttttggtttttacgtGTCTCTCTTAGCTGTTCATCTACAACAAACtgcacaatataagaaaaaaagagactCTTCTAGTTTAGCTTGAAAGCTGTGTGTTTATCCTATAAATTTCGTACCCATTATCAACTCTGTAGCAGAATCTCCATGATCTCATAAGACTTTGACCCTTTTTGCCTTCGCATGCACCGCTTCCATTAATTTGTACgtgataataaagaataaacagTATGCTTAAAAGAACATATGGTAGGTAAGAGTGTGCTGGCCAGCTAttcaaacataaaattattatcatTGGCAATGTAAAAATGTTATCATTTGTGTTCGTGAGCTTGACGAAAGAAAGGGGAGAAGAGTTCGTGAGCTGCAGTAGTCTGTAATAAGATAATTCTAAGCTTGACGAAATAATGGGAGAAGAGTTCTCTTTTTGACAATTATAATCAACAGCTACGCACAAAGATGCCAAAGAAGTCGCCTCACAAAGCCGATCTAATGAACATAAACTTACAagttctcttctcctcttcaagaCTTCAACAATGGACTAACAGATGCGTTGGATTTCTCACAGGTTCGGTCGAGAAATATAGTTCTTTTCATCTCAGTTTGCGTGACGCTTGTCCACGACTAAAGTCCCCTTCTCAAGAACCTCGCCGAGAATAACCTAGATGGATCGTCGTATAGACCATGCGAAGAAGGAAGAGAAGACTTCTATGTTCAGTAAACTAACATATGTGTTGGATTTCTCTATTTTGTCTTAAAACACAATTCTTTTCATCTCAGTTTGCAATTTATAATCCTTTTTGTCTATAAAAACTGTCATAACCCTGATGTCTCATGAGATATGTTGAAACCTTGAAGATGTGAAGAAGATTACAAACTGTTTAGAAAGTGTTTCGATCTTCAGACTAGTTTATAATCAAAAGTTCGTTAAAAaggtcacaaaaaaaaaacgttaaaatgctccaaaagatgaaaaataaagaaacaaatatgtgaGAGTGTCCCTCTAAATGACACATGTCAATATTGGTGTGAACGCTTTAATtacaatgtttctcttttaatatataaagtattgaCCAAGTTAACCATGTCCGACTTCATTGAGTCTTTCATAATTTTCTGCCAAGTAATTCCTAAAAAACTGTCATTTACTAATTTTAGTTTTGCGGCCACATGTGAATTCCagacaattattttatatttagccaattttttttcttatctgcGACTTTAGCTCTTGCTCCTTTAGTACACAATTACCCtaacaattcaattttttttccaagCTTTTACTCGATAATGACTTGACTGATGTTTCAACTAATTATAAACACAGTGCTGGCTCAAATCACTAATAacagttaaaacttaaaacttcAAGTACTAATTacaatatacatacatatattaagaaaatccAACTGGTAAACTCTAATTAACGAATCTTTGAAAGGATGTTCTAGTTGACAAATGATTTAACCATTTCAGTTTTTAACTTCAAATTTGAGTATTTGCTAAATAaccttcttttttctttttggttatttgacaaataagttttatataatatatactcgctccgtttcataatagatgatgttttagaaaatttttgttgtttcaaaatagatgatgttttgatatttttatgttatttttaaattaattgaaaactgtgtaaccaattagATGTTGTAGTCATTTTTTTAATTGGGtgaatgattttaaaaaatttttaaaactattttttagaaaaaaataaattttttaatctcTGTGTACTAAAGAATAACATATGTACtgtcagagagagagagtatagTATTATATTGAcaaaaataagaatataaaaatatattcgaaacagaagaaaaaaaagaagaaaagaagaaaagagaggtCGCTGAAGTAGGGTTAACACATCCTTGTCCAATGGTGTCTCTTTCGTCAACACCTGTCGGCCTTCTCACTTAAACACGCTCTCTACTCTCTTCTCAcacctctctctccctctctcaccATTTAATCAATTCTCTCCATCAACACAACACACAAAGCCAACTCCACAACAGGACAAGCGAATCCAATCCAAAACAATCAATACTCTCTTTCAATTTTcttatgatattttaatttcttctCCTCTGTTCCTGTGAATTCAACAAaagtagaaagaaagaaaaaaaaaagaaacctttCCTCTCACCTGCAACTATAAACGGTTACTTTCCTTTTATAAAAGCGGTGACTTCAAATCTGGACCCAGAGATTGGTAGATGGAGTTTGAATCGTTTCTAGTGTCCTTAGGGACGTCAGCAGTCATCTTCGTCGTGCTCATGCTCCTCTTCACCTGGCTCTCTCGTAGACCCGGAAACGTTTCTGTTTATTACCCGAACCGGATCCTGAAAGGAATGGATCCATGGGAAGGCAGCTCCTTGACCCGAAACCCATTTGCTTGGATCCGCGAAGCTTTCACTTCCACCGAACAAGACGTCGTCAAGCTGTCCGGCGTCGATACTGCCGTCTACTTCGTCTTCTTGAGCACTGGTTCGCCTCTTCTGATCTGGGTTTCTAATTTTACCTTATAAAGTTTCCATCTTTGGAGACAACtggggaaaaaaaaagtttgatttttgtttgtatatTGTTGGCTCTGTTTTACTTTGTCCATATCTGCTTAAAATAAAGTACCTTTTGAGTTTTGGTCTTTAAAAGATCCTTTACTTGTAGACATTTGGGATTGAAATTAGAACCCAGTAGACACaagtttatatatctatatatatagcCTGAGTGAGATCCTGGTGAAGACCCAAGTTTCTTTGTTCTGAATGTGTTCGTCTTCAGTGTCTTAATCGTTGCTCTAAATAAGATTGACATGAGTGTTCCTGATGGGTTggctttttttttgaaacagttCTTGGGATATTTGCTTTGTCGGCTCTTCTTCTCTTACCGACTCTACTCCCTATATCCGCTACTGACAACAGCTTAAAGAACTCTAGGAGCGCCACTGACACCACTAGCAACGGAACCTTTAGCCAAATTGACAATCTATCTATGGCTAACATCACTGTAAGTAGTAAACACACAGAACACAATACATTCATtgatttcttttattatttattactgaacaaaatgttatcttttatgtTTAACAGAAAAAGAGTTCAAGGCTGTGGGCGTTCCTAGGAGCGGTTTACTGGGTATCTCTAGTCACATATTTCATGCTATGGAAAGCCTACAAGCACGTCGCTGCATTGAGAGCTGAAGCTCTGATGTCTAGCGAAGAAGTATTACCAGAGCAATACGCCATTCTCGTTAGGGACATACCTTCCCCACCTAACGGAGAGACGCAGAAAGAGTTCGTCGACTCTTACTTCAGAGAAATCTACCCGGAGACATTCTACAGATCCCTTGTCGTAACAGAAAACAGCAAGGTAGTCTATCTATCTACCTGCTTTGTTCTGCCCTCTCAATCTTTCTTACCCGTTGGCTCATGCAGTCATTTTTAAACCGGAAAACCAGACCGACCCAATGGTTCCACTTTGGGTCTAATTATTTGGTCGACCATGAACCACTCACATAGCCGGATTGAGTTTCAAAGTTATAGAACTCAataaaaaccattaaaaatatcaaaaatccaTAAACCAaccatataaacaaaaaaaaatctaatttatatttattatgttttatactTGGTATTGATTATGTtagttatatatcatatttactaATACTActgttaaatttatatattaaaaatatattgaaccaAGTTTAACCCGGTTATATTGAACTGTTACCCAAATAGTTATCCGGTTCGGCTTCTAGTTGGGTTTTTAAAACATGGGGCTCATGTTTTGTAGATTAATAAGATATGGGAAAACTTGGAAGGCTACAAGAAGAAGCTCGCGCGCGCAGAAGCCGTCTTCGCAGCCACCAGTAACCGGCCAACGAACAAAACCGGCTTGCTCGGGCTAGTCGGAGAGCGAGTAGACAGCATTGACTATTACACAAAGCTAATCAACGAATCTGTAGCCAAACTAGAAGCAGAGCAGAGAACGGTTCTCGCCGAGAAGCAGCAAACAGCAGCGGTTGTGTTCTTCACGGACCGTGTCACTGCAGCTCTAGCCGCTCAGTCACTACACTGCCAGATGGTTGATAAATGGACGGTGACCGAAGCTCCCGAGCCTCGCCAGCTCATCTGGGAGAATCtcaagatcaagttcttcagcAGAATAGTCAGACAGTACTTGATCTACTTCCTCGTTGCGATAACCATATTGTTCTACATGATCCCTATAGCGTTTGTATCTGCGATCACCACTCTTGGGAATCTCCAGAAGGCTCTTCCGTTCATTAAACCGATCGCGGAGATTGCTTTTATAAGAACCATCTTGCAGTCTTACCTTCCTCAGATTGCGCTCATCGTCTTCTTGGCTATGCTTCCTAAGTTCCTCATGTTCTTATCCAAGTCTGAGGGGATTCCTTCGCAGAGCCATGCTATAAGAGCTGCCTCCGGGAAGTACTTTTACTTCTCGGTGTTGAATGTCTTCATCGGTGTGACACTTGCAGGGTCTTTGTTTGATAACTTGAAGGCTCTTGAGAAGAAACCAAACTCTATTATCACCGTTTTGGCTTCTAGTCTCCCTAAGAACGCTACTTTCTTCTTGACATACGTGGCTCTCAAGTGAGTttcctttccttcctttctcttgacttgtaTAAACATTTCGTCTCTCTAACTCTTCTTTGTAACTTTCAGGTTCTTTGTTGGTTATGGTCTTGAGCTTTCTAGGATCATACCGTTGATAATATTCCATTTGAAAAAGAAGTATCTATGCAAAACCGAAGCAGAGGTCAAAGAAGCTTGGTATCCAGGAGACTTGAGCTACGCAACTAGGGTTCCCAGCGACATGCTCATCCTCACTATCACCTTCTGCTACTCCGTAATCGCTCCTCTAATCCTCGTCTTCGGTGTTATCTACTTCGGTTTAGGTTGGCTCATCCTGAGGAACCAGGTCAGACTTTATCTCCCTAGTTATTATACTCTTAGGTTTAAGGATCTTGATCTTGATCTTGATCTTGATCTGGCTTTTAACGGTTTATGACAGGCGTTGAAAGTGTATGTTCCATCGTACGAGAGCTACGGGAGGATGTGGCCGCATATCCACACCCGCATACTAGCGGCGTTGTTTCTGTTTCAGCTGGTTATGTTTGGTTACTTGGGAGTCAAGCTATTCGTTTGGGCGACTCTCTTGGTTCCTCTCATATTCATCTCTCTCATCTTCGGTTACGTGTGCCGTCAGAAATTCTACAAAGGGTTCGAACACACGGCTCTAGAGGTGGCTTGCCGTGAGCTGAAGCAGAGACCGGACCTCGAGGAGGTTTTCAAAGCGTACATTCCGCATAGCTTGAGCACTCACAAAGGAGATGATCACCAGTTTAAAGGCGCTATGTCTCGTTACCAAGACTATGCTGCAATTTCAGCCGCTTAAGATTTGGATCCTGTCCCACAGatctgttttgtttgtttttttttctagaagcTTTTTTATTATTGTGTGTGATTCTAGGGTTTGTTTAGGATTCGTTCGTATGTGTTGTTTGGTTGTTGTAACTCGTAACCATGTAAGCTACCTTATTAATTATCAACTTATCAGTGTTCGTCAATATGTTAAATGTTTTCATGTGTTTGATGCCTGTAACGAGGACGAGGATCCAAGAAAAatgcaactttttttttttactcaaaaCCATGTGTCTTTGCATTTTCAACAGTGAAAAAACTtaagaaacagaaaaagaatGAAGAAACATCTCTTAAGCAATATCAGAACATATGAGTTCTAACCACAGTTGTTCTGTTTTGGTTCTCTTCTCTCGGTTAGTTTTGTTGATCCTTGAATCAGTTGCTGCCGCTCTTTGTCCAAGCAAACTGTGAAGTGTGAAGGTCTATTATATCCTTTAAATGACGTACAAATGGGACTCAAGTGGGAAGCCCATCAAATACCCAAAAAGTATTAAATGGGCCACAAATGAAGCCTAAACAAGAAAAGGTTCAGAAACAAAATCTGCGGTGTGACAAGACACATCAGCCTTATCCAGAGTTAAGATGCTGCGCCAATAGCTACTCGACGCGT
The window above is part of the Brassica napus cultivar Da-Ae chromosome C3, Da-Ae, whole genome shotgun sequence genome. Proteins encoded here:
- the LOC106439705 gene encoding CSC1-like protein ERD4 gives rise to the protein MEFESFLVSLGTSAVIFVVLMLLFTWLSRRPGNVSVYYPNRILKGMDPWEGSSLTRNPFAWIREAFTSTEQDVVKLSGVDTAVYFVFLSTVLGIFALSALLLLPTLLPISATDNSLKNSRSATDTTSNGTFSQIDNLSMANITKKSSRLWAFLGAVYWVSLVTYFMLWKAYKHVAALRAEALMSSEEVLPEQYAILVRDIPSPPNGETQKEFVDSYFREIYPETFYRSLVVTENSKINKIWENLEGYKKKLARAEAVFAATSNRPTNKTGLLGLVGERVDSIDYYTKLINESVAKLEAEQRTVLAEKQQTAAVVFFTDRVTAALAAQSLHCQMVDKWTVTEAPEPRQLIWENLKIKFFSRIVRQYLIYFLVAITILFYMIPIAFVSAITTLGNLQKALPFIKPIAEIAFIRTILQSYLPQIALIVFLAMLPKFLMFLSKSEGIPSQSHAIRAASGKYFYFSVLNVFIGVTLAGSLFDNLKALEKKPNSIITVLASSLPKNATFFLTYVALKFFVGYGLELSRIIPLIIFHLKKKYLCKTEAEVKEAWYPGDLSYATRVPSDMLILTITFCYSVIAPLILVFGVIYFGLGWLILRNQALKVYVPSYESYGRMWPHIHTRILAALFLFQLVMFGYLGVKLFVWATLLVPLIFISLIFGYVCRQKFYKGFEHTALEVACRELKQRPDLEEVFKAYIPHSLSTHKGDDHQFKGAMSRYQDYAAISAA